In the genome of Hevea brasiliensis isolate MT/VB/25A 57/8 chromosome 14, ASM3005281v1, whole genome shotgun sequence, the window GTTTTtagttataattaattttttatttacacttaatattcaagttatttggtataattttaatcttgatttgaatttaataatcattaattaatgatattaaataatttatatatatatatatatataatacatcaATTTGCTATAAAataaaagtaatttaaaattaataaaataattcgattcgatttatcgtaatgatttttttattcaaaatcgaaccaaatcgaataattaaaattcttaaaatataaaattgaacTAGTCAAATTACCTTTAAAATgaacaaaattattaaattagaatTATTCTATTCAGCTTATTCTATCAAATCAAATAGAAGTGCAAAATTTACAGTTCATTTACTAAAAAATATCGATAAGAATCCAATCTAATAATTTGAATACTgagataatattattaaaattaagatttttgaataaaattaaaaaaaatagcttTTTATCATTGAGCCTAATTTAATCATTGAGTTCTCTTATACTATGATTGAGAACTTTGatagagaggaaagaaaatagaagagggaaaataggaaagaaaaataaaaataatgtaaaaGTAATTTTTCTTCACTTGTGGGGATATTAGGGAGGAAAATAAAGAGGGGGAATAgttttttaaatagtaaaatatatattttatttttttatttaaaattaaaataaataattataaaaataaaaaattaattttatgatttttttattcattttttctttaaaatgaagaaaaaataaatattaaaaaataaatatatttatttttctttataattttccTTACTcccttgtttatttatttttttttccaatcCAATGATAGCCTTAAAAACGCAGCTTCACAGAATTtgattgggaaaaaaaaaaaaagtctagaggtaaataaattataaaattaaattttgaactgaataagaaaatatttttttaattaaaaaattaaaaaattattttttaatattttaataataaaatattacaaataataattttaatattacataatttttattttataatatttttttaattaaaaataataaataaataaaaactattttatttataaaaaaataatgtttTTGTCAGCCGAAGATTTATTTCACTTTAGTTAGTTAGAAAGTTCCTCGCAGCTTAATGTTGTACTTGCAACCACGGAAAATAGCACCGCCCGTCCACCACCTTCGAGAAACTGGGAAATCATATCCACTGCCGACTGGTATGCCTGGTCGGCTAGACCTACTCATACAGGTGAAAATGGGGCCACTTTTCCTAACGAACAATTTCACTATAATAATGTCATCTCCGTCTCTGCAAATTTAGTTTCATTTTGCTCGAAAATGGACTGGAAATTCAGTTCCCGTCATACAGTAGAGAGCATGTTTATCAGCAATTTGATCTCTCGTGATGAAACCcaagaaattcaaaagaaatggaCCGATACTATGAATTCTCTTAATCAGAAAATCCAAGCCATCATCAGAATTCCATCTATCAGATTAAGGTTATTTCGTATTGGGAAGCAGCTAGAATGGGAGAAGATGGTCATGGATGGTTCAATTCAAAACACTAGACGCCTCCACCTGGTGAGCACAACGCATCTACGGCCTTGGCAGATTGTTGATGAAATGATTTCAGTGATTTATCGCTACTTTTACAGGAAATACGTGCCTTCACCGTATACCCAGATCGAGAATTGCATGAATGAGTTCTTCTCAATGATCCCAAAAGAGAACAAATGTTATTTAGAGGTAATTCGGCTGTCCTTTCTTCCAGAACTGTTGGTCTCGCTTTATTTGTCCCCATATCAAGTGGACAAAGTCTTTGCTTTCGGAATGATTTTGCATATTCTGAAGTTTAGTAGAATAGCATTGGCGAAAGATTGGCGTAACGAATGTGCATGTTTGGTGTTAGAGTTTTGTAAGTTGCTCAGAAGGGTGTCTCATGAGGATTCCCTGTATCTCTCTTGCCGGAGTGCTCTTGGGTTGTTGCTGAAAAACATGGATATTGCTAGTTGGTTGTTGTATGGGGAGGATACCAAGGGAGCCAGTTGTTTGATGAAGGAGATTTTCTCTTTTGTTGGTGAGCTGGGGAATAGATTGTGTGAAGATTTGGCTTCCAGTACAGAATCTCCCTGGAGTTCGGGGCCCTTTTTTTGTGATGTTTGTGACTTTAAGGCTTTTTTGCTCCCTTTGTTTATTGTCATTAAGAGAGGTCCTAGTTCTGATCCCATTCTCAACAGGGATTATGTGGACGCCTTTAGGTTTCTTTATGCTACATTTAGTAAATTGCTGAGAAAGATGGATGAATGCCTTCTTAAGATGCAAAGCTGTTTTCCTTTAAACACAACATGGGAAGATGTTACAGTCTGGAATGGATGGTTTCAGCATCTCGCCATTTTGGAAGAATTGCACAAAATCAGTGAACTTTATGACATCGCTGAAGAAGAATTGTGGATGTCTTTACGGCAGAGAGAGTTTTCACTATGTGTGCTGCTTGTTAAATATTTGAAGCCAACAGATGATATTAAGTGGCTTCTAGAGCATAAGAATGATTATGGATTTGAATTTAGGAGGCAATTGGCCAGGCAGATGATTCCCAAGGCAAATGAAGATTTCCAAAGATCGCTCAAGATAGTAATTGACAAGTTCCTCAACATGGGAGCTCATGTTGAAGGCCATCAGGTGCTGCCTAATGATTTGTTATCACAACTCAGGGTACAAGAAGAGAGTGCAGCAGGACTGAAGAGTTACAGCACACGTTATTTGACGGAGAAGTGGTTTCTCTCAATGTGCCAGGCTATATTCAATCCACAAAATGCCCTTTTTATTGCATGTCCAAATGATCCTGCACGACTCTATCCTAATCCTGGTAAGCTTTCCGCTGAATGTAATGCATTTTTCCTTCAATAGGATCTTATTGCTGTGTGTCGTGATCTTTTCCTGATAGAAACGATTTGTTATCCCCTATCTTGCATTAATAAAGCGTCAGTTTTCCCAGCTTATTTAGAATTTGCTGACACCATAAGATTTATATTTATAGCATTGGTCCCCTGAAATTGTGAGAGATAATCATGCTGTGACATAATTAGAAATAAAGTTTACAGACAAATTAAAAGCTTAATGTTGAATAGGAAAAAAGTGAAGTTTCATTCATAATATTGAAATAGAGTTCTGATAGAAATGAATGCTTTTTAAATTGAAGGTCTGGGTTATGTATGTGATTCTCTCCTCTGATA includes:
- the LOC131168850 gene encoding E3 ubiquitin-protein ligase UPL5-like isoform X2, with translation MDWKFSSRHTVESMFISNLISRDETQEIQKKWTDTMNSLNQKIQAIIRIPSIRLRLFRIGKQLEWEKMVMDGSIQNTRRLHLVSTTHLRPWQIVDEMISVIYRYFYRKYVPSPYTQIENCMNEFFSMIPKENKCYLEVIRLSFLPELLVSLYLSPYQVDKVFAFGMILHILKFSRIALAKDWRNECACLVLEFCKLLRRVSHEDSLYLSCRSALGLLLKNMDIASWLLYGEDTKGASCLMKEIFSFVGELGNRLCEDLASSTESPWSSGPFFCDVCDFKAFLLPLFIVIKRGPSSDPILNRDYVDAFRFLYATFSKLLRKMDECLLKMQSCFPLNTTWEDVTVWNGWFQHLAILEELHKISELYDIAEEELWMSLRQREFSLCVLLVKYLKPTDDIKWLLEHKNDYGFEFRRQLARQMIPKANEDFQRSLKIVIDKFLNMGAHVEGHQVLPNDLLSQLRVQEESAAGLKSYSTRYLTEKWFLSMCQAIFNPQNALFIACPNDPARLYPNPAIKLENLHLEYFRLAGLADVFGNKCLQKFFFHCLDLEDLDWMMQGIGSSVSPHDLKANAASYRYYSDRRRHVITNWEKGRLLGRGSFGSVYEGYAAGGFFFAVKEVQLLDQGNQENQAKQCIYQIEQEIALLSQFNHPNIVQYYGTDKDETKLYIFLELVSNGSLTEIYSRYHLKDSQVAAYTRQILHGLKYLHEHNVIHRDIKCANILVNVGGTVKLADFGLAKVTEFNNLIKSCKGTPCWMAPEVVNLKRTGGYGLPADIWSLGCTVLEMLIRKPPYSHLEPAQVLYKIGRGEPPPVPDFLSGLSQDFILQCLQVNPDDRPTAAQLLDHPFVKRSSHA
- the LOC131168850 gene encoding E3 ubiquitin-protein ligase UPL5-like isoform X1; this encodes MDWKFSSRHTVESMFISNLISRDETQEIQKKWTDTMNSLNQKIQAIIRIPSIRLRLFRIGKQLEWEKMVMDGSIQNTRRLHLVSTTHLRPWQIVDEMISVIYRYFYRKYVPSPYTQIENCMNEFFSMIPKENKCYLEVIRLSFLPELLVSLYLSPYQVDKVFAFGMILHILKFSRIALAKDWRNECACLVLEFCKLLRRVSHEDSLYLSCRSALGLLLKNMDIASWLLYGEDTKGASCLMKEIFSFVGELGNRLCEDLASSTESPWSSGPFFCDVCDFKAFLLPLFIVIKRGPSSDPILNRDYVDAFRFLYATFSKLLRKMDECLLKMQSCFPLNTTWEDVTVWNGWFQHLAILEELHKISELYDIAEEELWMSLRQREFSLCVLLVKYLKPTDDIKWLLEHKNDYGFEFRRQLARQMIPKANEDFQRSLKIVIDKFLNMGAHVEGHQVLPNDLLSQLRVQEESAAGLKSYSTRYLTEKWFLSMCQAIFNPQNALFIACPNDPARLYPNPAIKLENLHLEYFRLAGKLIALALIHQVRVGVVFDHVFFLQLAGKSISLEDIRDADPCLYSNCKQIMEMVSKPIVSDALELRFIGGAEYKRSAELCPDGKSIVVNGKNWKIFADLIIQHHFVTSISKQVSYFAQGLADVFGNKCLQKFFFHCLDLEDLDWMMQGIGSSVSPHDLKANAASYRYYSDRRRHVITNWEKGRLLGRGSFGSVYEGYAAGGFFFAVKEVQLLDQGNQENQAKQCIYQIEQEIALLSQFNHPNIVQYYGTDKDETKLYIFLELVSNGSLTEIYSRYHLKDSQVAAYTRQILHGLKYLHEHNVIHRDIKCANILVNVGGTVKLADFGLAKVTEFNNLIKSCKGTPCWMAPEVVNLKRTGGYGLPADIWSLGCTVLEMLIRKPPYSHLEPAQVLYKIGRGEPPPVPDFLSGLSQDFILQCLQVNPDDRPTAAQLLDHPFVKRSSHA